From Candidatus Hydrogenedentota bacterium:
CGGGCTTGATGAATCCTTCGGTATAGGCAACTTCGAGGACGATGACTATTGCATGCGGGTGAGAAAGGCCGGTTTCCGCATTTGCATCGCCGAGGGTTGTTTTGTCTTTCACTACGGCAGCCGAACCTTCAGCGCAATGGGCTACACCTCCGACATCTATTCGGATCTGATGAATCGGAATGCCAAACGCTTCAAGGATAAATGGCGACTGGACGATTCTGGTGGCGCGCGACTGACTCAATTGTCTTATTCCCTTAACCGGGATGCGCGAGAGGCCTTCGAACGCGGCAATTTTGACGAAGCAGTTCGACTTCTGAAGGACGCTATCGGCGCAAATCCGTCGATCGATAGAAATTTTAACGATCTGGGTGCGGTGCTCTGGGCCATGGGAGAGCGCGAAAAGGCATTTGAGTATTTTGCCAAGGCCGTATCCATGAATCATGAATCAAGTGAGGCGCGCGAGAATTTGCGCGATGCCGGCATCGCGTTAGGGTTACAGAATGAAGCCGATGCAGTACTTTCGAAGAGTCTGCGCATTGGCTTGACGGAGGAAAACGAGCCAAGCCCATGAGTATAGAAATCCGCGAGTATCGGCAAGACGATGAAGCCGAGTGGATGCGTGTGCATGCCATCATTCTGAGCATCTCGCATGCGTGGAACTACTCCATTCAGGAGCGGCCAGCCTACGAAGGGTATGAATCCACGCGCTTGGTCGCCCTGTGCGATGGAAAGATAGTCGGCCTAACGGACGCTCAGTATGAGCGAACCCCGGGAGAATTGTGTTTCCAAAAGGATAGCTGCGGGGGATATGTGCTGGAATTTGGAAGGCTGCCAGAATTCAGCGGACTCAATATTGGCAAACTGCTCGTGGACGCCACTGTCGAGGACGCAAAGCAGAAGGGATTCCATCGCCTTGAGTATTGGACTCAAGACCGGAAGGCGCAGC
This genomic window contains:
- a CDS encoding glycosyltransferase, encoding MPTPVSIIIPAHNQVDYCKQCIGSILSNTDYPHRLILVDNGSTDGVGELFDSVPGAIAVHSPTNLGFPGGINLGLPHVEGHVLILNSDTIVPARWLTNLVHTLESSARIGLVGPMSNCVSGPQLIEGLSFETMTEINEYASQLWQERRGFIVDTERIVGFCMLIKDETFNEVGGLDESFGIGNFEDDDYCMRVRKAGFRICIAEGCFVFHYGSRTFSAMGYTSDIYSDLMNRNAKRFKDKWRLDDSGGARLTQLSYSLNRDAREAFERGNFDEAVRLLKDAIGANPSIDRNFNDLGAVLWAMGEREKAFEYFAKAVSMNHESSEARENLRDAGIALGLQNEADAVLSKSLRIGLTEENEPSP
- a CDS encoding GNAT family N-acetyltransferase is translated as MSIEIREYRQDDEAEWMRVHAIILSISHAWNYSIQERPAYEGYESTRLVALCDGKIVGLTDAQYERTPGELCFQKDSCGGYVLEFGRLPEFSGLNIGKLLVDATVEDAKQKGFHRLEYWTQDRKAQRYYARLGMKEIGRHYRFRMRPPEDVKKLLGETYIGIEYIYCACLPEEWPLIKEKHDIITKHPLEPHLCIGYEVRF